From one Acidobacteriota bacterium genomic stretch:
- the yajC gene encoding preprotein translocase subunit YajC produces the protein MLRLAPVAQAAPAAGNDWVQMLVSFIPILGIVLIFYVLIFLPMRRREKAHEAMIKALKAGDKVITSGGLIGTVTRLEDETIRLRLAPQVEVTLLRRNVAGKMSEESK, from the coding sequence ATGCTTCGTCTCGCCCCGGTCGCCCAGGCCGCTCCCGCGGCCGGCAACGATTGGGTCCAGATGCTGGTCAGCTTCATCCCCATCCTGGGCATCGTTCTCATCTTCTACGTGCTCATCTTCCTCCCGATGCGGCGCCGGGAGAAGGCGCACGAGGCGATGATCAAGGCCCTGAAGGCCGGTGACAAGGTGATCACCTCCGGCGGGCTGATCGGGACGGTGACCCGATTGGAGGACGAGACGATCCGGCTCCGGCTCGCGCCGCAGGTGGAGGTGACGCTGCTGCGCCGCAACGTGGCGGGCAAGATGTCGGAGGAGTCGAAATGA